ccgCTCCAGATAcccacagagccccccgcccAGTCCCCGCCCAGCCTtacccccagagccccccgcccagcctgctgccccagatacccactgagccccccgcccagcccccgcccagccTGCCGCCCCAGATAcccactgagccccccgcccagccccctcccagcctgccccccgagatacccacagagccccccgcccagcccccgcccagccTGCCGCCCCAGATAcccactgagccccccgcccagcctgccccccgagatacccacagagccccccgcccagcccccgcccagcctgcccccccagatacccactgagccccccacccagcccccgcccagcctgccccccgagatacccacagagcccccctcccagcctgcccccccagatacccactgagccccccgcccagccccctcccagcctgcccccccagatACCCACAGAGCCCCCGGCGCCCCACTCACTCTCTGCGTCCCGGCTGTCGGGGGCGCCGGGGGGCAGGCGCTGCAGGTAGCccttcagcagcagctggtaCCGGGGGATCCTCTGGACGGGCTCCAGCATGTGCTGCTGCAGGGTGAGATTCCCGCAGGCCTCCTCCATCTGCAAAGGGGGGGgtgagcccggacgcctgggttctctccccagctctgggacgggAGCGGGGGCCGGTGGGTTAGagccaggggggctgggagcccggatgcctgggttctctccccagctctgggaggggagcagggtctgggttagagcagggggggctgggagccgggactcctgggttctctccccagctctgggacgggAGCGGGGGCCGgtgggttagagccggggggctgggagcccgggctcagggaggggagcaggggctggtggttagagccgGGGTCAGGAGTTTGGGTTCCTCACCTGGATCTGGTGGACGATCAGCTTGAAGTGGGCGGATCGCTCCATCCAGGTGTTGACGAGCTCCATCGCCCGGTCGAAGTTCTTGACGTACTCCCCGTACATCTTGAGAAATGGTGCCAGCTTCTGCAGTATGTCCCCTATGCGGGGGTACCTGTccctggggagggcggggggtggggtcagagctGGCGCCCCATGTCCCAGGCCCCACGCCCCGGAGCCAGCCCGTCCCCCATGCAGCGTTCTGTGCGGcggttccccagctgccccgccccagaggtggctgcatctcggcGACGTCTCACACACGCCCCCCCCGGCCCACTGCTCGCTCACCATTCCTGCATGCGCTTCTCCAGCTCCGGCAGCAGGAACTGCTGATGGAAACAGTAGATGGAACAAATGTTGGAGAAAATCCCCATCACCACGTCGCCGGGGAAAGAGCTTCTGCTGCGGGCTTCCTCCAGGAGACGGGCACAGAACACCTGCGGGGGGGAACCAGTGAGCACCACCACCCCCGCTCCcggagccgggagagaacccaggcgtccgggctcccggcccccctgctctaacacctgcccccactcccctcccgagccgggagagaacccaggcgtcctggctcccagccccccgctctaacacccgcccccactcccctcccagagccgggagagaacccaggcgtcctggctcccagccccccgctctaacacccgcccccactcccctcccagagccgggagagaacccaggcgttctggctcccagcccccctgctctaacacccgcccccactcccctcccggagccgggagagaacccaggcgtcctggctcccagccccccgctctaacacccgcccccactcccctcccggagccgggagagaacccaggcgtcctggctcccagccccccgctctaacacccgcccccactcccctcccgagccgggagagaacccaggcgtcctggctcccggccccccgcTCTAacacccgcccccactcccctcccgagccgggagagaacccaggcgtccgggctcccggcccccccgctctaacacccgcccccactcccctcccgagcCGGGAGAgaaacccaggcgtcctggctcccagccccccgctctaacacccgcccccactcccctcccgagccgggagagaacccaggcgtccgggctcccggCCCCCCCCGTTCCGGGTACCTGATCCAGCAGGTGCAGCCGGGCGACGTACGCCTTCTCCGTCTGCAGCAGCTCATTGGCGATGTGGAAGGTTttctggggggctgtgagctgggggggcagggggggagagagaggtgtcAACCCCATACACACAGCCCCGacccccaagcctctgccccaccATATCCCCACCTCACGCACACAGacctgccctgccccaaccccaacACCCcggcccccagctccctcccctggcagtcagggctgggtgctgggtatcgccctggggcagggagcggggcaggggcgctctcccctgggagtcagggctgggcGCTGGGTATCGCCCTGGGGTGCGGGGCTGcacagggggtgctctcccctggcagtcagggctgggtactggggggcgccgtggggcagggagcaaggcGGGGGACTGGacagggggcactctcccctggcaggcagggccaggcgctggggggcgccatggggcagggggctgggcagggggcactctcccctagCAGGCAGGGCCAGGCGCGGGGGGGCgccatggggcagggggctgggcagggggtgctctcccctggcggTCAGGGCTGGGTACTGGGGGGCACCGTGGGGCGGGGAGCGCTCTCCCCTAGCCGGCAGGGCCAGGCGCAGGGGGGCGCCGTGGGGCAGAGGGTCGGCCGCTCTCATCGATCTCACCTCCGGCGCGTTCGGTCTCTCAGCCTGGGGGGGCACCGTGCCTGGCGCCGGCCCCCCGTCGTCCCCGCTCCCCTCGTCCAGGTCGCTGTCCACCTCGGAGTCTGGGCAGGGGGGGGACCCCGGGCTGCCCCCCCCGTCGCCCTCCCCCACGGGCCCCTCGTCCCCCCCGAAGCCCAGCTCCTCGCTGGGGGACGGGGAGCTGATGCTGTCGAAGCCGCTGTCCCGGTTGGCCAGTTTCccgctgggggccggggggggcaggcagggggcctggTCCCCCTGCCCGGCTGGCCCTGAGTCCTCCCCCGCCGGCAGACCCAGGAGAGCCAGCGACTTGGGGGTTACATCGGCCTCCCCAGGGCTCGGGGGGTccgagctgggggtgggggacggcTGCTCCAGGGTCAGGATTACAGGGTCCCTGCAGGACGAAGGGAaacggagtcaggactcctgggttctctgggaggggagcagggtctggtgggttagagtgggggtgggggggagcccggactcctgggttctctgggagGGGCACACTCACCTCTCAAATTTCTCGATGAGGGTCAAGACGGCTGTGGAGCCAGCTCCATCCTGAGCCTCGGGGTGCGGCGTCGGGGGGCTCCGGGGGCCCAGGCGGGGGTTGGCTGGGAGGGGGcgcgaggggggtggggggatgggggccgGGGGCCACGGGGGATGGGTACTCTGGAGATGACCTGGTTTGGGAGGGACtggaaaaggaaagggaggaaagTGTTAAtgtgacccccccagcccctcccccagtgccccacccccaatgcccccccagcacccggcccctcccccagtgccccacccccaatgcccccccagcacccggcccctcccccagtgccccacccccaatgcccccccagcacctcccccagcacccggccctctccctcagcaccccacccccaatgcccccccagcacccggcccctcccccagtgccccacccccaatgcccccccagcacctcccccagcacccggccctctccctcagcaccccacccccaatgcccccccagcacccagcccctcccccagtgccccacctCCAatgcccccccagcacctcccccagcacccggcCCTCTCCCCCAGCGCTCCACCCCCAAtgcccccccagcagctcctgctggcagaggccggggctggagcagccagttCCCccgcccgccctgccccgccctgtgGGACTCACCCTGTGGTTTGGGGCCCAGGGCCCtcctgggcagggtggggtggggctcccCCCCGTCGCTGTGGGGCCCGGGGTCTGAGCGGAGGCGCTGGGCGCTCTCCGGACGCCAGGGTTCGCTTCGCGGCTCCAGGGACAGACTCTTGACCAGCAGCCGGGAGCCCTGGCCTGGGGGGCCTGGAAGGGAGAAGGGGGGTGGCTGGGTTGAAGGGGGTTGGTGGGTCATtgtgcccccccaaccccacccacaaGTTtgccctgcccatcccccaccagtgccccctccctgcaaTTCCCCCTCCGCAGCCCCCCCATGGCCCCTCCTTAGCAGGGTCCCCCCCACAGGttccaacccccaccccgccagcTGCTGTCTGCGCCTGTCGGGGGGAGGCAGAGAGCAGtgggggctcccctccccccccccagcgcacCCCTCGTCTTGGGGGTCAAAGGAGCAGAGGAGCAAACGGCTGAGCTTGGAGGAAGGGTGGAAcagggacccaggcatccgggctcccagcccgctccagccctgcactctaacccaccagaccccgctccccttccagatctgggagagaacccaggagtcctgactcccagtcctgcccccccacTCTCACCACTACACCTCACCCCCGttccagaggcagggagagaacccaggtgtcctggctcccggcccccccagGACCACTCACCCCCACTGCTCTCAGCTCTGGACCCGTGgggaccagggcaggaagggggaagTCGGGGGGGGGACAACGGGGGGGCTGGGATTCCAGATCTTAGCAACGGCCCTGCCCAGGAGATACAAACAGACGGGATCTCGCAGGCCCGGAGAGGAGCTTAAGGTGGAGGGAACTGGGCGTGGGGGCGCCGGCTCTGATCCAGCCCTGCCGGGGGGGCTGGCTGGCGTgaggaatgggacatggggcctgtcccctctagggggagCTGGCTCCCACCacgccccagggcggggactggctgggtcCGATTCTGGGCTTCCCCTGTAaccacataaagaaaaggagtctctgtgcctcagtttcctttctgtATTCAGGCTGGCAGGTAAGGAACCGTCTCTCattgccggtgcccctcactcccgactcgcagcccctgccagcccagccctgcccccccggccctgccggtgcccctcactcccgacccgcagccctacCTGGTATCCCGATGCCACCTTAACTCCACCAGGTGCTGGCTGCGATTTCACCCACCTGGCTGCCTAGTAAGAACCTTGTCAGCCTTGGCACCGCCCCACCCGCCTCTGCctgagggtgtgggggagagacagGGCTCAGAGAaccacccagcccctgccagtgcctctcattcccgacccacagccccctgccagcccagccctgccggtgcccctcactcccgacccgcagccccctgccagccccgccggtgcccctcactcccgacccgcagcccctgccagcccagccctgccggtgcccctcactcccgacccgcagccccctgccagccccgccggtgcccctcactcccgacccgcagcccctgccagcccagccctgccggtgcccctcactcccgacccgcagccccctgccagcccagccctgccggtgcccctcactcccgacccgcagccccctgccagccccgccggtgcccctcactcccgacccgcagcccctgccagcccagcccagccggtgcccctcactcccgacccgcagccccccagcccgcctagtgcccctcactcccgacccgcagcccctgccagcccagcccagccggtgcccctcactcccgacccgcagccccctgccagcccagccctgccggtgcccctcactcccgacccgcagccccctgccagcccagccctgccggtgcccctcactcccgacccgcagccccctgccagccctgccggtgcccctcactcccgacccgcagcccctccccgcccggccggtgcccctcactcccgacccgcagccccctgccagcccagcccccccgcccggccggtgcccctcactcccgacccgcagccccctgccagcccagccctgccggtgcccctcactcccgacccgcagccccctgccagccccgccggtgcccctcactcccgacccgcagcccctgccagcccagccctgccggtgcccctcactcccgacccgcagcccctgcccgcccagccctgccggtgcccctcactcccgacccgcagccccctgccagcccagccctgccggtgcccctcactcccgacccgcagccccctg
This is a stretch of genomic DNA from Chelonia mydas isolate rCheMyd1 chromosome 23, rCheMyd1.pri.v2, whole genome shotgun sequence. It encodes these proteins:
- the FGD1 gene encoding FYVE, RhoGEF and PH domain-containing protein 1 isoform X2 translates to MLYKSPWLIRAHPIRPRQQETIPAPKTEVEGETESRRGPPGQGSRLLVKSLSLEPRSEPWRPESAQRLRSDPGPHSDGGEPHPTLPRRALGPKPQVPPKPGHLQSTHPPWPPAPIPPPPSRPLPANPRLGPRSPPTPHPEAQDGAGSTAVLTLIEKFERDPVILTLEQPSPTPSSDPPSPGEADVTPKSLALLGLPAGEDSGPAGQGDQAPCLPPPAPSGKLANRDSGFDSISSPSPSEELGFGGDEGPVGEGDGGGSPGSPPCPDSEVDSDLDEGSGDDGGPAPGTVPPQAERPNAPELTAPQKTFHIANELLQTEKAYVARLHLLDQVFCARLLEEARSRSSFPGDVVMGIFSNICSIYCFHQQFLLPELEKRMQEWDRYPRIGDILQKLAPFLKMYGEYVKNFDRAMELVNTWMERSAHFKLIVHQIQMEEACGNLTLQQHMLEPVQRIPRYQLLLKGYLQRLPPGAPDSRDAEKSLQLIATAAEHSNAAIRKMERMHSLLKVYELLGGEEDIVSPTNELIKEGHILKLSAKNGTTQDRYLILFNDRLLCCVPKLRLLGQKFGVRARIDVEGMECLCPAGEGVEWRQPAPDLPGVREAAFAGAAGEDRGRETRLDPGNSGHDPEAGADAGGSCPPGRGGALGWIAGPGAGPPGADADPGERGDALHAVPGALRRPHQTPTPLPGLRPRGLREMLRVPGPAALRQQPAQPGLWGLLRRAARPPRAPRPPPRAAAPSLRSRRRRRPSAASSAAPCTTWSRAPRPGTKAGSSFRRASPWCCTSMGPPRT
- the FGD1 gene encoding FYVE, RhoGEF and PH domain-containing protein 1 isoform X1, with product MQRASMVGIPSLDQAGSFSQQCKAMRFSYHLESGAGGHRAGPPGQGSRLLVKSLSLEPRSEPWRPESAQRLRSDPGPHSDGGEPHPTLPRRALGPKPQVPPKPGHLQSTHPPWPPAPIPPPPSRPLPANPRLGPRSPPTPHPEAQDGAGSTAVLTLIEKFERDPVILTLEQPSPTPSSDPPSPGEADVTPKSLALLGLPAGEDSGPAGQGDQAPCLPPPAPSGKLANRDSGFDSISSPSPSEELGFGGDEGPVGEGDGGGSPGSPPCPDSEVDSDLDEGSGDDGGPAPGTVPPQAERPNAPELTAPQKTFHIANELLQTEKAYVARLHLLDQVFCARLLEEARSRSSFPGDVVMGIFSNICSIYCFHQQFLLPELEKRMQEWDRYPRIGDILQKLAPFLKMYGEYVKNFDRAMELVNTWMERSAHFKLIVHQIQMEEACGNLTLQQHMLEPVQRIPRYQLLLKGYLQRLPPGAPDSRDAEKSLQLIATAAEHSNAAIRKMERMHSLLKVYELLGGEEDIVSPTNELIKEGHILKLSAKNGTTQDRYLILFNDRLLCCVPKLRLLGQKFGVRARIDVEGMECLCPAGEGVEWRQPAPDLPGVREAAFAGAAGEDRGRETRLDPGNSGHDPEAGADAGGSCPPGRGGALGWIAGPGAGPPGADADPGERGDALHAVPGALRRPHQTPTPLPGLRPRGLREMLRVPGPAALRQQPAQPGLWGLLRRAARPPRAPRPPPRAAAPSLRSRRRRRPSAASSAAPCTTWSRAPRPGTKAGSSFRRASPWCCTSMGPPRT
- the FGD1 gene encoding FYVE, RhoGEF and PH domain-containing protein 1 isoform X3; amino-acid sequence: MQRASMVGIPSLDQAGSFSQQCKAMRFSYHLESGAGGHRAGPPGQGSRLLVKSLSLEPRSEPWRPESAQRLRSDPGPHSDGGEPHPTLPRRALGPKPQVPPKPGHLQSTHPPWPPAPIPPPPSRPLPANPRLGPRSPPTPHPEAQDGAGSTAVLTLIEKFERDPVILTLEQPSPTPSSDPPSPGEADVTPKSLALLGLPAGEDSGPAGQGDQAPCLPPPAPSGKLANRDSGFDSISSPSPSEELGFGGDEGPVGEGDGGGSPGSPPCPDSEVDSDLDEGSGDDGGPAPGTVPPQAERPNAPELTAPQKTFHIANELLQTEKAYVARLHLLDQVFCARLLEEARSRSSFPGDVVMGIFSNICSIYCFHQQFLLPELEKRMQEWDRYPRIGDILQKLAPFLKMYGEYVKNFDRAMELVNTWMERSAHFKLIVHQIQMEEACGNLTLQQHMLEPVQRIPRYQLLLKGYLQRLPPGAPDSRDAEKSLQLIATAAEHSNAAIRKMERMHSLLKVYELLGGEEDIVSPTNELIKEGHILKLSAKNGTTQDRYLILFNDRLLCCVPKLRLLGQKFGVRARIDVEGMEVKESSGVNLPRTFLVSGKQRSLELQARTEEEKRDWIQAIRATILKLEQMPVGAAPREEEEPWAGSLGRELGRRAPTPIRENEVTLCMQCQEPFAALTKRRHHCRACGRVVCGKCSEFRARLLYDNNRPNRVCGGCFAALHGPPGPPGPPPAPPLHP